A window from Actimicrobium sp. CCC2.4 encodes these proteins:
- a CDS encoding MgtC/SapB family protein, giving the protein MATMWSEILVTVRQEFSDVSDATEVTRICVRLMVAIVLGGVLGYERESAGSPAGFRTHMLVALGAALFVLVPLQAGTTQADMSRVLQGVIAGIGFLGAGAIIKHDDSNAIRGLTTAASIWLTAAIGIAAGMGRESTAVIGTVFALFILLVLRLAKK; this is encoded by the coding sequence ATGGCGACAATGTGGTCTGAAATCCTGGTGACCGTGCGGCAGGAATTTTCGGATGTCTCTGATGCCACCGAAGTAACACGCATCTGCGTACGTCTGATGGTAGCGATCGTGCTGGGCGGCGTGCTCGGCTACGAGCGCGAATCAGCGGGGTCGCCGGCCGGGTTTCGTACCCACATGCTGGTGGCACTCGGCGCGGCGTTGTTCGTACTGGTGCCGCTACAGGCAGGTACCACGCAAGCAGATATGTCGCGGGTCTTGCAAGGAGTTATTGCCGGCATCGGCTTTCTCGGCGCTGGTGCCATCATCAAGCACGACGATAGCAACGCCATCCGCGGACTGACCACCGCCGCGAGCATCTGGCTGACCGCCGCCATCGGCATCGCCGCCGGAATGGGACGCGAATCGACAGCGGTGATTGGCACCGTGTTTGCGCTGTTCATCTTGCTGGTGCTGCGGCTGGCGAAGAAGTAG
- a CDS encoding ice-binding family protein: MKKNYPIRSGATAVRLASLSLLAAATLAGCGGSSRDPLLGVPAVTAAVQTNATRPRITRTVPATVIPGPATGAASNAAISATFSKAMTASSINTSSFTLSCAAPCVAPQGTVSYAVDSRTAVFSPVAPLTIGTTYTATVTTAATDLSGNALAGNQGALPAASNYAWRFTVGAAAPAGNPVVTSTRPSADATGVCPATAITARFSVPSGLEMDPSSINASTFTVTGPSAVSAASVTLDDATGTIATFTPANTLTAGTTYTATLKSGSSGVRDLTSPGNTMTSDVSWRFTTGTSASCQAGALTPGQFPLGAAVTFGTFGGSAGVTNMGILTLINGDIGTTAISTSVTGLHDAGPGCTYTETGSNAGFVNGLIYTAAPPPTAACPSEGNASTFAIATKVRADALTLYNALAALPAGSDPGAGSLSGLVLAPGVYTAASGSFKLQGSDLTLDAQGNPNAVFVFQMASSLTVGGPGAAFPRNIILVGGAQAKNVFWQVGSAATINAAGGGTMVGTIVSQAGAAFSTAGNVDLLTLNGRALSLGASVTLVNTVINVPAP, translated from the coding sequence ATGAAAAAAAATTACCCTATCCGGTCCGGGGCCACCGCTGTGCGCCTGGCTAGCCTGTCACTGCTGGCCGCCGCCACGCTCGCCGGATGCGGCGGAAGCAGCCGCGATCCACTCCTCGGCGTTCCCGCCGTTACCGCAGCAGTGCAGACCAATGCCACCCGTCCGCGCATCACGCGCACCGTGCCGGCCACCGTCATTCCCGGTCCGGCTACCGGTGCGGCAAGTAACGCTGCCATCAGCGCGACCTTCAGCAAGGCAATGACGGCCAGTTCGATCAATACCAGCAGTTTTACGCTGTCGTGCGCAGCACCCTGCGTCGCACCGCAAGGCACGGTCAGCTATGCCGTCGACAGCCGTACCGCCGTGTTCTCGCCAGTAGCACCACTGACCATTGGCACCACCTATACGGCCACCGTCACCACCGCCGCCACCGACCTGAGCGGCAACGCTCTGGCCGGAAATCAAGGTGCATTGCCGGCTGCCAGCAATTACGCCTGGCGTTTTACTGTCGGCGCTGCTGCACCAGCCGGCAATCCGGTAGTCACGTCGACCCGCCCATCGGCCGATGCCACCGGCGTGTGTCCGGCCACCGCGATTACTGCCCGTTTCTCGGTGCCTTCCGGCCTCGAAATGGATCCCTCCAGCATCAATGCCAGCACCTTCACGGTGACCGGCCCGTCTGCAGTGAGCGCCGCGTCGGTGACGCTCGATGACGCAACCGGCACCATCGCGACCTTCACGCCGGCCAATACACTGACTGCCGGCACCACCTACACGGCAACCCTCAAGAGTGGCAGCAGCGGCGTGCGTGATCTGACATCACCGGGCAACACGATGACCAGCGATGTCAGCTGGCGCTTCACGACTGGCACCAGCGCAAGCTGCCAGGCAGGCGCGCTGACACCGGGCCAGTTCCCGCTGGGTGCAGCAGTCACCTTTGGCACGTTTGGCGGTTCTGCCGGCGTGACCAACATGGGCATCCTGACGCTGATCAATGGCGACATCGGCACCACCGCGATCTCGACCTCCGTGACCGGCCTGCATGATGCCGGCCCGGGTTGCACCTATACCGAAACCGGCAGCAACGCCGGCTTCGTCAATGGCCTGATCTACACCGCAGCCCCGCCACCGACAGCGGCTTGCCCGTCCGAAGGCAATGCCTCGACGTTCGCCATTGCCACCAAGGTCCGTGCCGATGCGCTGACCTTGTACAACGCGCTGGCGGCCTTGCCTGCCGGAAGTGATCCGGGTGCCGGCAGCCTGTCCGGCCTGGTACTGGCACCGGGCGTCTACACCGCGGCATCGGGTTCGTTCAAGCTGCAGGGCAGCGACCTGACCCTCGATGCGCAGGGCAATCCGAATGCGGTGTTCGTGTTCCAGATGGCCAGTTCGCTGACCGTCGGCGGGCCGGGCGCAGCCTTCCCGCGCAACATCATTCTGGTTGGCGGCGCACAGGCCAAGAACGTGTTCTGGCAGGTCGGTAGTGCCGCCACCATCAACGCTGCCGGTGGCGGCACGATGGTCGGCACTATCGTCTCGCAAGCCGGCGCAGCCTTCTCGACTGCCGGCAATGTTGACCTCCTGACGCTGAACGGCCGCGCCTTGTCGCTGGGTGCGTCGGTGACGCTGGTCAACACCGTCATCAACGTCCCGGCTCCCTGA
- a CDS encoding OmpA family protein, translating into MHVFKTAGHAGLIALTVLASPMVLADDTGWYGGLNAGRARASIDDQRITSGLLGSGFATSTIVDDNSATGFKVFGGYQFNRHFALEGGYFDLGRFGYRATTVPAGTLDGTIRLKGLNLDTVGILPLTDKLSAFGRIGINYADARDRFSGSGAVNVLDTAPQKRDTNIKFGLGLQYAVTDALNLRVEAERYRVNDAIGNRGDVDLVSVGLVYRFGDKSSAPVPRTAEPVAYLPPPVAVVVPAPAPPPPVPRKVSFSADSLFAFDRADITPAGKLVLGKFASDLIGTDYDQIKVTGHTDRIGAHAYNLKLSSRRADAVKNELVTAAGIPAKRITTSGINGAEPVTKPGDCVGTRTTPALIACLQPDRRVEVEVSGTR; encoded by the coding sequence ATGCACGTATTCAAAACCGCAGGCCATGCCGGCCTTATCGCACTGACCGTCCTCGCCAGCCCAATGGTGCTGGCTGACGACACCGGCTGGTATGGCGGACTCAATGCCGGACGCGCACGCGCCAGTATCGATGACCAGCGCATCACCAGCGGGCTGCTCGGCAGCGGCTTCGCCACCAGTACCATCGTCGATGACAACAGCGCGACCGGCTTTAAGGTCTTTGGCGGCTACCAGTTCAATCGTCATTTTGCGCTCGAAGGCGGTTACTTCGACCTCGGCCGCTTCGGCTACCGCGCCACGACGGTGCCGGCCGGTACCCTTGATGGCACCATTCGCCTGAAAGGATTGAACCTTGACACTGTCGGCATTCTGCCCCTCACCGACAAACTATCGGCCTTTGGCCGGATCGGTATCAACTACGCTGATGCACGCGACCGCTTCAGCGGCAGCGGCGCGGTCAACGTGCTCGATACCGCGCCGCAGAAGCGCGACACCAATATTAAGTTCGGCCTCGGCCTGCAATATGCGGTCACCGACGCGCTCAACCTGCGCGTCGAAGCCGAGCGCTACCGGGTCAACGATGCCATCGGCAACCGTGGCGATGTTGACCTGGTATCGGTCGGACTGGTCTACCGTTTCGGCGACAAGTCCAGTGCGCCGGTGCCGCGCACGGCCGAACCGGTCGCTTATCTGCCGCCACCGGTGGCAGTAGTGGTGCCGGCACCCGCACCGCCGCCGCCGGTGCCACGCAAGGTCAGCTTCTCGGCCGACTCACTGTTTGCGTTCGACCGTGCCGACATCACGCCGGCCGGCAAGCTGGTACTGGGCAAGTTCGCCAGTGACCTGATCGGCACCGACTACGACCAGATCAAGGTCACCGGCCACACCGATCGCATCGGTGCTCATGCCTACAACCTGAAGCTGTCGAGCCGCCGCGCCGATGCCGTCAAAAACGAACTGGTCACGGCCGCCGGCATTCCGGCTAAGCGGATCACGACCAGCGGCATCAATGGTGCGGAACCGGTCACCAAGCCGGGCGACTGCGTCGGCACGCGGACCACGCCGGCACTGATCGCCTGCCTGCAACCGGATCGGCGCGTCGAGGTAGAAGTCAGCGGCACGCGCTGA
- a CDS encoding Crp/Fnr family transcriptional regulator: MDSQHHPKQNYLLAALPNAEFAQLSPHLELVPLLTGDVLSESGGKPHYVYFPTSAILSLHCQLQNGSSSEIAGVGNEGMLGVSLFMGGVTTPSRAVVQTSGHGYRMAAHLLLDEFRRSGHVMRLLLRYTQALLSNMAQTAVCNRHHSVEQQLCRWLLLTADRLDSCELRTTQELISTMLGVRREGITEAARKLQDLGLIRYRRGHITVLDRAGLESQSCECYGVIRREFSRLLPSTSYRHAPSLSVLHYQRPPNRTRSISAM, translated from the coding sequence ATGGATTCACAGCACCATCCCAAGCAAAACTATCTACTAGCGGCTTTGCCAAACGCTGAATTCGCCCAGCTTTCGCCGCATCTGGAACTGGTCCCGCTGCTGACCGGCGATGTGCTCTCCGAATCCGGCGGCAAACCCCACTACGTGTATTTCCCGACCAGTGCCATTCTGTCGCTGCATTGCCAATTGCAGAATGGCAGCTCATCCGAAATCGCCGGCGTCGGTAACGAAGGCATGCTCGGCGTGTCCTTGTTCATGGGGGGTGTCACGACACCCAGCCGGGCAGTGGTGCAAACCAGCGGCCATGGTTACCGGATGGCAGCGCATCTTTTGCTCGATGAATTCAGGCGTTCCGGGCACGTGATGCGTCTGCTGCTGCGCTACACACAGGCACTGCTGAGCAACATGGCGCAGACCGCTGTCTGCAACCGCCATCACTCGGTCGAACAGCAACTATGTCGCTGGCTACTGCTCACGGCCGACAGGCTCGACAGCTGCGAACTCAGGACCACGCAGGAGCTGATCTCGACGATGCTCGGCGTGCGCCGCGAAGGCATCACCGAGGCCGCAAGAAAATTACAGGACCTCGGCTTGATCCGCTACCGCCGCGGCCATATCACGGTGCTGGACCGGGCCGGACTGGAATCGCAATCGTGTGAATGTTATGGCGTAATCCGGCGAGAATTTTCGCGCCTGCTGCCGTCGACGTCGTATCGGCACGCCCCGTCCCTGTCAGTGTTGCATTACCAGCGACCGCCGAACCGCACCCGCTCGATCAGCGCCATGTGA
- a CDS encoding Brp/Blh family beta-carotene 15,15'-dioxygenase — MTALRWQGVIFSAMALLVALVSLPVGAVAGPATLLLLAGLILLLGVPHGAFDPLFAQRLHALSGLRDWCLFTLAYTVPALLVALLWQTAPGLFLGGFLLLSLLHFSGDPEAGSSFFFRLVYGGLVIVLPALLHTDEVARLFGMLAGQEAAATLAGWLHVLSWPWLLATWMAILSSLRTRSQAALEMLAVAVLAVAASPLVAFTVFFCAMHGARHLLRTLAHAGPVAARSVVRFAVLPMLAVAVLFAAAFWFWRDVALEERLIRLIFIGLAALTVPHMALIERVRFGGRW, encoded by the coding sequence ATGACTGCGCTGCGCTGGCAGGGTGTGATTTTTAGTGCGATGGCCTTGCTGGTCGCACTCGTGAGCCTGCCGGTGGGTGCGGTCGCCGGACCGGCCACGCTGCTGCTGCTGGCCGGACTGATCCTGCTGCTGGGCGTGCCGCATGGCGCGTTTGATCCGTTGTTCGCGCAGCGCCTGCATGCGTTGTCCGGGCTGCGCGACTGGTGTCTTTTCACGCTGGCTTACACGGTGCCTGCGCTACTCGTGGCACTGCTTTGGCAAACCGCGCCGGGACTCTTTCTAGGTGGGTTCCTGCTGCTGTCACTGCTGCATTTTTCGGGCGATCCGGAAGCCGGTAGCAGCTTTTTTTTCCGGCTGGTGTACGGCGGGCTGGTCATCGTATTACCGGCCTTGCTGCATACCGATGAAGTGGCGCGGCTGTTCGGCATGCTGGCCGGTCAGGAGGCGGCGGCAACGCTGGCTGGCTGGCTGCACGTGCTGTCGTGGCCGTGGTTGCTGGCGACATGGATGGCGATACTGTCTTCGTTGCGCACGCGTTCGCAGGCTGCGCTGGAAATGCTGGCGGTGGCGGTGCTGGCAGTGGCAGCATCGCCACTGGTGGCATTCACGGTGTTCTTTTGTGCGATGCACGGGGCCAGGCATCTGCTGCGCACGCTGGCGCATGCCGGGCCGGTGGCCGCGCGCAGCGTCGTGCGCTTTGCCGTGTTGCCGATGCTGGCCGTGGCCGTACTGTTCGCTGCGGCGTTCTGGTTCTGGCGCGACGTGGCGCTGGAAGAGCGATTGATCCGGCTGATCTTCATCGGCCTGGCGGCGCTCACTGTGCCTCACATGGCGCTGATCGAGCGGGTGCGGTTCGGCGGTCGCTGGTAA
- a CDS encoding lycopene cyclase family protein, with amino-acid sequence MSTEPELLILGGGCAGLSLAMQLAALGRDCPRTVIIEPRTVYANDRTWCFWGTPAAPLADLSCHQWSTMMVRAGRKIAFVDCAAMPYRMIAAADFYAAAQRAIAANARITIAAGERVTTAPVKRNGRWQVITSGASYSAATVVDTRPAAPAEPGGATLWQSFSGVEIDCDEAVFDPACVDLMDFSLKDTGRIQFVYVLPLTARRALIEVTVFDPMPLAAAGLADALEQAVAARVHGLTYQVRRAEQGILPMGAMAPAAPVDPDYVRAGLGNGAARPSSGYAFQRIQRWAAGCAARVTAGQPLQGHVADPFLLQAMDQLFLSVLTAQPASAPALFVALFGQPDAARVLRFLSDEGTLTDYLALIAALPARPFLQQIPATLQRVLRQRRMASA; translated from the coding sequence ATGTCGACTGAACCCGAACTGCTCATCCTCGGCGGCGGATGCGCCGGCCTGAGCCTGGCGATGCAACTGGCGGCGCTGGGTCGTGACTGTCCGCGCACCGTCATCATCGAGCCGCGCACCGTGTATGCCAACGACCGGACCTGGTGTTTCTGGGGTACGCCCGCTGCGCCACTGGCAGACCTGAGCTGCCATCAGTGGTCAACGATGATGGTGCGGGCCGGTCGCAAAATTGCATTCGTTGATTGTGCTGCCATGCCCTACCGGATGATCGCCGCTGCCGATTTCTATGCGGCGGCTCAACGCGCCATTGCGGCCAATGCGCGCATCACGATTGCCGCCGGCGAGCGTGTGACAACCGCGCCGGTCAAGCGCAATGGCCGATGGCAGGTCATCACCAGTGGTGCCAGTTACTCGGCCGCGACGGTGGTCGATACCCGTCCTGCCGCGCCGGCCGAACCAGGCGGTGCCACGCTCTGGCAATCGTTTTCCGGCGTCGAGATTGACTGTGATGAGGCAGTGTTCGATCCGGCCTGCGTCGATCTGATGGACTTTTCGTTGAAGGACACTGGCCGTATCCAGTTCGTTTATGTCTTGCCGCTGACGGCGCGGCGCGCGCTGATCGAGGTCACGGTATTTGATCCGATGCCGCTGGCAGCCGCCGGTCTGGCCGATGCGCTCGAGCAGGCCGTCGCCGCGCGCGTGCATGGCCTGACCTACCAGGTACGTCGTGCCGAGCAAGGCATCCTGCCGATGGGAGCGATGGCGCCTGCTGCGCCGGTTGATCCGGACTATGTGCGCGCCGGTCTCGGCAACGGCGCTGCCCGGCCCAGTTCCGGCTATGCGTTTCAGCGTATCCAGCGCTGGGCTGCCGGGTGCGCAGCGCGCGTCACTGCGGGCCAGCCGCTGCAGGGCCATGTTGCCGATCCCTTTTTGTTGCAGGCGATGGACCAGCTCTTTTTGTCGGTGCTGACCGCGCAGCCGGCCAGTGCGCCGGCATTATTCGTGGCGTTGTTCGGGCAGCCCGACGCTGCGCGGGTGCTGCGATTCCTGAGCGACGAGGGCACGCTGACCGATTATCTGGCCTTGATTGCGGCATTGCCGGCACGGCCTTTTCTGCAGCAAATTCCCGCCACGCTGCAGCGTGTGCTGCGCCAGCGTCGCATGGCCAGCGCATGA
- a CDS encoding phytoene/squalene synthase family protein produces the protein MSSSAATANDAARIALDEADAVLVQKGRTFHWARRLLGAGHAARATRLYGFCRRIDDIADESASPVAARAALAAISVAIAHGEPGDGEPVVADMLALMAECDIAPEVVLELLHGVDSDLDPVRFADEAELLRYCYRVAGTVGLMMCKVLDVTDPQALHHAIDLGIGMQLTNICRDVCEDAASDRRYLPATLVGTLAPGLLVDPGPALQPAVRQGLVSLLALADRYYRSGEQGLAYLPLRARAGMLVAARVYCAIGTQLRRSDHACWQGRAVVPTRTKAGLTLRAVLVLASHPDYWNPSVRHDQTLHLCLHGLPYVD, from the coding sequence CTCGACGAGGCGGATGCGGTGCTGGTACAAAAAGGCCGCACTTTTCATTGGGCCCGCCGCTTGCTCGGTGCCGGTCATGCGGCACGCGCGACCCGGCTGTACGGCTTTTGCCGGCGCATCGACGACATTGCCGACGAGTCGGCTTCGCCGGTCGCTGCGCGGGCTGCGCTGGCCGCGATCAGTGTCGCCATTGCTCACGGCGAGCCCGGCGACGGCGAACCGGTGGTCGCCGACATGCTGGCCCTGATGGCCGAGTGCGACATCGCGCCGGAGGTCGTGCTCGAACTGTTGCACGGTGTCGATTCCGATCTCGATCCGGTGCGCTTTGCCGATGAAGCCGAACTGCTGCGCTACTGCTATCGCGTCGCCGGCACCGTCGGGCTGATGATGTGCAAGGTGCTCGATGTCACGGATCCGCAAGCGCTGCACCATGCGATCGATCTCGGTATCGGTATGCAACTGACCAATATTTGCCGCGATGTGTGCGAGGACGCGGCCAGCGACCGGCGCTATTTGCCGGCGACGCTGGTCGGCACGCTGGCACCGGGATTGCTGGTTGATCCCGGGCCGGCGCTGCAACCGGCGGTGCGTCAGGGACTGGTCAGCCTGCTCGCGCTGGCCGACCGGTATTACCGCAGCGGCGAGCAGGGGCTGGCATATCTGCCGCTGCGCGCGCGTGCCGGCATGCTGGTGGCAGCGCGGGTCTACTGCGCGATCGGCACGCAATTGCGCCGGTCCGATCATGCGTGCTGGCAGGGCAGGGCGGTTGTGCCAACCCGCACCAAGGCCGGCCTGACACTTAGGGCGGTGCTGGTACTGGCCAGCCATCCCGATTACTGGAATCCCTCAGTACGGCATGACCAGACGCTGCACTTGTGCCTGCACGGATTGCCTTATGTCGACTGA